Genomic window (bacterium):
GCCATCATTGAAAAAGAAGGCGATATGTATGTTGCATTGTGTCCTGAACTTGATATAGCCAGTCAAGGCGATTCGGTCGAAAGCGCGCGTACCAATCTTCAGGAAGCTCTGGAACTGTTTTTTGAAGACTCTTCAGAAAATGAAATTCACGAACGAATACACACGTAAGTTTTGTGACCGTATGAAAACCTTTTGCACAACTCTATCACATCATAACTATGCCCATTAAAGCTATACTCTTCGGCGCGACCGGCATGGTCGGCGAAGGCGTTTTACACGTCGCATTGAATCATACTTCCGTAGAATCGGTTCTCGTGATCGGGCGGAAACCGTGCGGCGTATCGCATCCGAAATTGCAGGAATTGATCCACGCCGATTTCTACGATTATTCGGCGATTGAAGATAAGCTGAGCGGCTATGATGCCTGTTTTTTCTGCCTCGGCGTGACGTCGATCGGCAAAAGCGAAGGGGAATACCGGCGCATTACCTACGATCTCACGATGGCCGCGGCGACGACATTGTCGCGGTTGAATAAGACTATAACGTTTTGTTACGTCTCAGGCACGGGCACCGACAGCTCGGAAAAAGGCCGCACGATGTGGGCGCGCGTAAAGGGCAAAACGGAAAACGATCTCACGAAATTGCCTTTCAAAGCGGCTTACGCCTTTCGCCCGGGTTACATCAAGCCCATCAAAGGTTTGCGGAACGCATTCGCCGCTTCGAAGTTTATCGGATTATTTTATCCGGTCGTGAAATTCTTTTTTTCCAAGTATGTCTGCACACTGGAAGAATTAGGGCTGGCAATGGTTCGCTCGGCGACGACCGGTTACTCTCAACGGATTTTAGAAAACCGCGATATCCATAAACTGGCTCAAGAAAAGTGATGAACGATCACACGCCCGCCTCACTCAAAAAAACATTTTGAATTAATCCTAATAAGCGACAAATTCCTCTCCATGCGAACGATTCATGTAACACGATACGCGACACCGCTGCGCGAAGGCGGATCGCTGCCGGCGATTGTCGAAGCAGATGACGACGGTTTGTACGTTTTAAAGTTTCGCGGCGCAGGCCAGGGCGCCAAAGCGCTCATCGCCGAATTGGTGGCCGGTGAAATCGCGCGGACTCTGGGATTGCCCGTTCCGGAGATCGTCACGGCCGATCTCGATGCCGTTTTGAGCCGCACGGAGCCCGATCCGGAAATTCAGGATTTACTCCGTAACAGCGCCGGACTCAATCTCGCGCTCGATTATCTCCCCGGCTCCATTACGTTCGATCCGTTGGTCGACGTGATCGATCCGAAACTGGCATCGCAAATTGTCTGGTTCGATTGTTTCGTGATGAATATCGACCGCACACCGCGTAATCCGAATCTCCTCATGTGGCATAAGAAACTATGGTTGATCGATCATGGCGCTTCACTTTATTTCCATCACAATGCGGCGGACTGGTCGGAACACGTTCGTAAACCGCTGCCGAAAGTCGGCGATCATGTGTTATTGTCAAAAGCGTCGCAGTTGGAAAGCGTCGATAAAGAATTGGTTAAACTTCTGACTGCGGAAAAAATCAAAGACATCACAGCTTTAATCCCGGACGAATGGCTTTCGGAAAATTCCTCAGATTCTACGGCTGTAAAGCGGCAGGCTTACGCAGAATTCCTGACAAGCCGTGTCGCTGCATCGGAAATTTTTGTTAAGGAGGCGCTCAATGCCCGGCAAAGACTTGTTTGAATATGCCGTGATCCGGTATCTTCCGCGCGTCGATCGTGAAGAGTTTATGAATATCGGTATTATCCTCTACTGCCCGACTCAGAAATTTCTTCAAGTCGCTTTCGAAATCAATGAACCAAGGCTCACGACGTTTTGCGGCGATTTCACAATGGCCGATCTGCAGGTGCATCTTTCCGCATTTGAACAAATTTGCGCAGGCGGAAAAGATGCCGGACCGATAGGCCAGCTATCAATCGGCGAACGTTTCCGCTGGCTGACCGCTCCGCGAAGTACAATTGTGCAACTATCGCCGACGCACACGGGTTTGTGTACGGACCCCAAAGCGATGCTTGGGCACTTGCTGGAAACGTTGGTAAGATATTCTAAATGAATTATGCGATTTCCTCATTCAAGGTCGTAGCCAATTAAAACATATTCAACTTAACAATATATAATTACCCGTACCTTTACGAACGCATGCTTTCAATAACTCGCCGGCAAATTAAATTTTTTTTCTTCTTAAATTTTTTACTTATACGATGCTCTTTTGCTCAATCAGTTGATGTTGCTGACGATTCATCAGCACTAAGTAAACAACTTTATCATAAATCTGTACAGGAACTGATTGAATATTCCAGAGATGCGCTCCACTGGTATTTATTGCACAATCAGGACTCCTTGGGATTTTACTTAGAACAATGGCAAAGCGTTTACGGTTCAATCGAACCAGCGCAAAGAATCAGAAATTTATGGAATTTAAGGGACGGTACGTTCTCATCAGACTCTATTAACAGTACATTTTTAGCAACTTTATTAGAATACCGGGATCACAAGTTTTCAGAATATAGACATCAACCTTCTGAATCAAAGCCAAACCGGTTAATCTATAAGAATCCGTGGCGATACGTTGAATCATCCTTCAATGATCGCACTAAGAGCGAAGCTTCTGTTATTTCGAAGCGCCTCTCCCCAGATTCTATTAGTTATCGAATCTGTCGCTTTTATGCAGGCGACTTTGATACCCTTCTTCTTCCATTGTATGATGGTCGTTTGCCTATCTCTCCTCTGACAGGCCAGTACCAAAACTTAAAAAGTAGTTTCCGTTTCGGTGGAGAAATTCGATTTGGTTCAAGCATCCCTACAGGCCATGCTTCAGTACTCAACCCGCACCCTTTTTTGGGGTTTGCTTTCGGCACTAAAATGCAGGAATTGGAAGCAATGCTTGGCATGTCATTTTTCATTTCTCGATCGCAACACAGTATTCTGGCAAAAAATTATTCTGGTTCTCAGTCATACGCACGTAAATTTTTTGGCGACTCATTTTTTCTTGACGGCAGTGTATCTCTCATAAGACGTCCCTATCATGAATTAAGAGTTGTAGGCGGGATCTCATGGTACCAATTTTCAAATGATTGGGGAGGATTATTCACTTCGATCATTACAGGCGGCGATGACGATGATGATGAAACTGATCCAGACTCAATTACGATTAACGCTTTTGCTCCACAAATTGGTTTTGAATATCGATATTACACAAAAATCATTAAAGAATCGTTTTGGGGAATTAGGTTTTCAAAATATTTTACAAAACTCAATAACCATGGCGGAACTAATTTAGAGGGAGCTCTTCTCTCCATTTCAATAATTCGAGGCTTCGAACGATAGCAGATGCTTGAAAATCACGATAAAAAAAACCTCGCTGAACAATTCCAGCGAGGTTTTTAATTTTAATTCGAATAAAATCCTATTCTGCTTTCCAGTCCGGCAATCGCCCGGGTGTGTACGGCGCGTCGAATTTCTCCAATTCGTTTTCAACGGCTTTAATATCCGTGGTCACAATGGCTTTTAATTTCTCCAATGCCGGAGCAAATTCTTCCGCGGCAATTTTATAGGCGTCTTTTTGAGTCTGAGTCACATCCGACGTCGTAATCCACGAACCGTCAATAATGTACGTGAGCCGATCCGTAACGGAAGGCG
Coding sequences:
- a CDS encoding DUF3037 domain-containing protein, whose translation is MPGKDLFEYAVIRYLPRVDREEFMNIGIILYCPTQKFLQVAFEINEPRLTTFCGDFTMADLQVHLSAFEQICAGGKDAGPIGQLSIGERFRWLTAPRSTIVQLSPTHTGLCTDPKAMLGHLLETLVRYSK
- a CDS encoding NAD(P)H-binding protein; this encodes MPIKAILFGATGMVGEGVLHVALNHTSVESVLVIGRKPCGVSHPKLQELIHADFYDYSAIEDKLSGYDACFFCLGVTSIGKSEGEYRRITYDLTMAAATTLSRLNKTITFCYVSGTGTDSSEKGRTMWARVKGKTENDLTKLPFKAAYAFRPGYIKPIKGLRNAFAASKFIGLFYPVVKFFFSKYVCTLEELGLAMVRSATTGYSQRILENRDIHKLAQEK
- a CDS encoding aminotransferase class I and II — its product is MRTIHVTRYATPLREGGSLPAIVEADDDGLYVLKFRGAGQGAKALIAELVAGEIARTLGLPVPEIVTADLDAVLSRTEPDPEIQDLLRNSAGLNLALDYLPGSITFDPLVDVIDPKLASQIVWFDCFVMNIDRTPRNPNLLMWHKKLWLIDHGASLYFHHNAADWSEHVRKPLPKVGDHVLLSKASQLESVDKELVKLLTAEKIKDITALIPDEWLSENSSDSTAVKRQAYAEFLTSRVAASEIFVKEALNARQRLV